In the Heterodontus francisci isolate sHetFra1 chromosome 6, sHetFra1.hap1, whole genome shotgun sequence genome, one interval contains:
- the LOC137371601 gene encoding histone H2B, gonadal-like, which produces MESNEDERGKRNKRKSGLREEQNFFKSSQEPLFHNVDKVMKQFHHDNNSSFKATSIMNSFVNDTFKWIIGEASCLAHDNKRHNISFWEIQTIACLLLPGELVKHAVSGGAKAVTKYTSSKEICAMH; this is translated from the exons atggaaagcaatgaagatgaacGAGGTAAAAGAAATAAAAGGAAATCCGGtctgagagaagagcagaacttctttaaAAG CTCTCAAGAACCATTATTCCACAACGTCGACAAGGTGATGAAGCAGTTTCACCACGACAACAACAGCTCCTTCAAGGCCACGAGCATTATGAACTCATTTGTGAACGATACGTTCAAATGGATCATCGGTGAGGCTTCCTGCCTGGCCCATGACAACAAGCGCCACAACATCAGCTTCTGGGAAATCCAGACCATTGCCTGCCTGCTACTGCCTGGGGAGCTGGTCAAGCATGCAGTGTCGGGTGGAGCAAAGGCAGTGACCAAGTATACCAGCTCCAAGGAAATCTGCGCAATGCACTGA